In Pseudomonas sp. DNDY-54, a genomic segment contains:
- a CDS encoding biopolymer transporter ExbD gives MRMRRHHYQQEEDTGIDLTPMLDVVFIMLIFFIVTSSFIKESGVEVQRPQADTASAQDKGNILIAVTADGQVWIDKQPVDVRSVRAHVERMRVDQPEGAVVVQADQDARTGLVVQVMDQARQAGVQDVALAASSGAQ, from the coding sequence ATGCGTATGCGTCGCCATCATTATCAGCAGGAAGAAGACACGGGCATCGATCTGACGCCGATGCTCGACGTGGTCTTCATCATGTTGATCTTCTTCATCGTCACCAGCTCCTTCATCAAGGAATCCGGGGTCGAGGTCCAGCGTCCACAGGCGGACACGGCCAGCGCGCAGGACAAAGGCAACATTCTCATCGCGGTGACCGCTGACGGCCAGGTCTGGATCGACAAGCAGCCGGTGGATGTGCGCAGCGTGCGCGCCCATGTGGAGCGTATGCGCGTTGACCAACCGGAAGGTGCTGTGGTGGTTCAGGCCGATCAGGACGCGCGGACCGGACTGGTGGTTCAGGTTATGGACCAGGCACGGCAGGCCGGCGTCCAGGATGTTGCGCTTGCCGCCAGCTCGGGAGCTCAATAA
- a CDS encoding TonB family protein, producing MVRGLTRVGLSFIAACVVALLLFALMLSMVNPPRSNVSDDPVAIANFVRMDSRNESTATRSRQQAPQPPQPKTPQPPTPPTPSMATPSANLPKLDLQLPNIDSGMAVASAPAPSLTGLTAAAPAATPTPPPAAPAAADEGSRSGGPEQEVMPLNDVRPEYPYRARQRGIEGHIKLAFTITPAGRVENIRVLEASPRNVFDREARRAAARWRFAPRTENGSAVSREAVKTLHFRLQGER from the coding sequence ATGGTACGGGGACTGACCCGCGTTGGGTTGTCCTTTATCGCCGCCTGCGTGGTAGCGCTGCTGCTGTTTGCTTTGATGCTGAGCATGGTCAATCCGCCGCGCAGCAACGTGTCGGACGATCCGGTCGCGATCGCCAACTTCGTGCGCATGGACAGCCGTAACGAAAGCACCGCGACACGCTCACGGCAGCAGGCGCCACAGCCGCCCCAGCCAAAGACGCCGCAGCCGCCGACCCCGCCCACTCCGAGCATGGCTACGCCCAGCGCCAACCTGCCGAAGCTCGATCTTCAATTGCCGAACATCGACAGCGGGATGGCCGTTGCCAGTGCGCCTGCGCCTAGCCTGACCGGCCTGACCGCGGCGGCGCCCGCCGCGACGCCAACCCCGCCGCCCGCAGCCCCCGCGGCAGCCGACGAGGGTTCGCGGTCCGGCGGTCCCGAGCAGGAAGTCATGCCGCTCAATGATGTGCGTCCCGAGTATCCGTATCGGGCGCGTCAGCGCGGCATCGAAGGGCACATCAAACTCGCGTTTACCATCACGCCCGCGGGTCGGGTCGAGAACATTCGGGTTCTTGAGGCATCGCCACGCAACGTATTCGATCGAGAAGCGCGTCGTGCAGCTGCCCGCTGGCGCTTCGCGCCGCGCACCGAAAACGGTTCTGCGGTATCGCGCGAGGCCGTCAAAACCCTGCATTTCCGCCTGCAAGGAGAACGCTGA
- a CDS encoding tetratricopeptide repeat protein, which produces MPRLLLLISLLFAVSTHAAQSIDPAVFQALERAQSAQEKNDYGAAHRALKQAEAKPGSLEEALLWRSRAYLAWAEGDNRQALELLDKAIASGKLDETMLPNERVNLAKLNLIERRYAKVVSLLGSPEQASEDVLQMLVQAYQGLGQHSKALPLAERYVQANPQAADTWLQFLVAGNAELKRYEAAERWQRRLLVRHPDQPKAWRQLAGLQQMAGAEDKALATLRAAHAKGVRFNASELDNLVVLASAAGQPWQGAKLLQGMIESNLLPADATRRERLGMLWWQARERPAAARIYRDLAAQSGSAKFWLNVAQLELEQTHWQAGLEALKQAERAGAERRKVRAWREWAEGELSFERERQVASAR; this is translated from the coding sequence ATGCCACGTTTGCTGTTATTGATCTCGTTGTTGTTCGCTGTCTCGACTCATGCTGCACAAAGCATCGATCCGGCCGTGTTCCAGGCCTTGGAACGTGCGCAGAGCGCGCAGGAAAAGAATGACTACGGCGCGGCACATCGAGCCCTCAAGCAGGCTGAAGCAAAGCCAGGCAGCCTTGAAGAAGCGCTTCTATGGCGCAGTCGGGCCTATCTGGCCTGGGCGGAGGGCGATAACCGTCAAGCGCTGGAGCTGCTCGACAAGGCAATCGCCAGCGGGAAACTCGACGAGACGATGCTGCCAAACGAGCGTGTCAATCTGGCTAAGCTGAATCTGATCGAGCGCCGCTATGCCAAGGTGGTCAGCCTGTTGGGCTCACCTGAGCAGGCGAGCGAGGACGTACTGCAGATGCTGGTGCAGGCCTACCAGGGCCTCGGCCAGCACAGTAAGGCGTTACCGTTGGCCGAGCGTTATGTCCAGGCCAACCCTCAGGCAGCCGACACCTGGTTGCAGTTCCTGGTCGCCGGCAACGCCGAATTGAAACGCTACGAGGCCGCCGAACGGTGGCAGCGCCGTTTGTTGGTACGCCACCCGGACCAGCCCAAGGCCTGGCGTCAGTTGGCCGGGTTGCAGCAGATGGCTGGCGCAGAAGACAAAGCGCTGGCGACATTGCGTGCGGCGCACGCCAAGGGCGTGCGTTTCAACGCCTCGGAGCTGGACAACCTGGTCGTGCTGGCGAGCGCTGCCGGGCAACCATGGCAGGGTGCGAAGTTGCTGCAGGGGATGATCGAATCAAACCTGCTGCCCGCCGACGCTACCCGTCGCGAGCGGCTCGGGATGCTGTGGTGGCAGGCACGCGAGCGCCCGGCTGCCGCGCGAATCTACCGCGATCTGGCTGCCCAGTCAGGCAGCGCCAAATTCTGGCTGAACGTGGCTCAGTTGGAGCTGGAACAAACGCACTGGCAGGCGGGACTCGAGGCGCTGAAGCAGGCTGAGCGTGCAGGCGCGGAGCGGCGCAAAGTACGCGCCTGGCGAGAGTGGGCTGAAGGCGAGCTGAGCTTTGAACGCGAGCGTCAAGTTGCCAGCGCGCGCTGA
- a CDS encoding DUF3299 domain-containing protein, producing the protein MPRLLLATLLTVATTLAHGEVRELQWSDLIPADAPPPPSPVAIHDMSQLADVLAAESGPAAAQQSPAEPVVEALDGIEVKLPGYIVPLDMSEDGRVMEFLLVPYFGACIHVPPPPSNQIVHGTSELGVKVDELYQPFWIEGRLKVEHASSELAEAGYRMDAQKIYFYEME; encoded by the coding sequence ATGCCACGCCTTTTGCTTGCCACGCTGCTCACCGTTGCGACGACCCTCGCCCACGGCGAGGTGCGTGAACTTCAATGGTCAGACCTGATTCCAGCGGACGCGCCGCCCCCACCATCGCCGGTGGCGATTCATGACATGTCACAGCTCGCCGACGTGCTCGCGGCCGAGAGCGGCCCTGCCGCGGCGCAGCAATCGCCTGCAGAACCGGTGGTGGAAGCGCTCGATGGTATTGAGGTGAAGCTGCCAGGCTACATCGTGCCGCTGGACATGAGCGAGGATGGGCGGGTAATGGAGTTCCTGCTCGTCCCCTATTTCGGGGCCTGCATCCACGTTCCTCCCCCCCCATCCAACCAGATCGTGCATGGGACCAGCGAGCTGGGTGTCAAGGTGGATGAGCTCTACCAGCCTTTCTGGATAGAGGGCCGCTTGAAGGTCGAACACGCCAGTAGCGAACTGGCCGAGGCGGGCTACCGTATGGATGCTCAAAAGATCTATTTCTACGAGATGGAGTGA
- a CDS encoding ABC transporter permease — translation MYLLRLALASLNNRRFTAVLTVFAIALSVCLLLAVERVRTEARASFASTISGTDLIVGARSGSVNLLLYSVFRIGNATNNIRWDSFEHFAQHPRVSWAIPISLGDSHRGYRVMGTSSSYFEHYRFGRKQPLQMAEGRPFADDPFEVVLGADVAQTLRYKLNDELVLAHGVATVSLVKHDDKPFRVVGILQRTGTPVDRTLHINLQGMEALHIDWQNGMPARGAARIDADQARQLDLQPKQITAFLLGLDSKIATFAVQREINQHRGEPLLAILPGVALQELWSLMGTAEKALFVVSLFVVLTGLIGMLTAILTSLNERRREMAILRSVGARPWHIGGLLVAEAFSLALAGVLLGLLLLYLAIAVAQTPLQTHYGLYLPLAWPSSYEWSLLAAILLVGLLMGSVPAWRAYRQSLADGLSIRL, via the coding sequence ATGTATCTCTTGCGACTGGCCTTGGCGAGCCTGAACAACCGCCGCTTCACTGCCGTGCTCACCGTCTTCGCCATTGCCCTGTCGGTGTGCCTGTTGCTGGCCGTCGAGCGGGTGCGCACCGAAGCCCGCGCCAGCTTCGCCAGTACCATCAGTGGTACGGATCTGATCGTTGGAGCCCGCTCGGGCTCGGTGAACCTGCTGCTGTATTCGGTCTTCCGCATCGGCAACGCCACAAACAACATCCGCTGGGACAGCTTCGAACATTTCGCCCAGCACCCGCGGGTGAGCTGGGCAATCCCCATTTCGCTCGGCGACTCACATCGCGGCTATCGCGTCATGGGCACCAGTAGCAGCTACTTCGAGCACTACCGCTTCGGCCGCAAGCAACCTTTGCAAATGGCGGAAGGACGCCCCTTCGCCGATGACCCGTTCGAGGTGGTACTCGGTGCCGACGTCGCGCAGACGCTGCGCTATAAACTGAATGATGAGCTGGTCCTGGCGCACGGCGTCGCAACGGTCAGCCTGGTCAAACACGACGACAAGCCATTCCGGGTGGTTGGCATCCTGCAGCGAACCGGCACGCCCGTCGACCGCACGCTGCACATCAATCTGCAAGGCATGGAAGCACTGCACATCGACTGGCAGAACGGTATGCCTGCACGGGGCGCGGCGCGGATCGATGCCGACCAAGCACGTCAGCTGGACTTGCAGCCCAAACAGATCACCGCCTTTCTGCTCGGCCTGGACAGCAAGATTGCAACCTTTGCCGTGCAACGTGAAATCAACCAGCACCGCGGCGAACCGCTGCTGGCGATCCTGCCCGGGGTGGCGCTGCAGGAGCTCTGGAGCTTGATGGGGACCGCCGAAAAGGCGTTGTTCGTGGTATCGCTGTTCGTAGTGCTCACCGGGCTGATCGGCATGTTGACAGCGATCCTTACCAGCTTGAACGAACGGCGCCGGGAAATGGCCATCCTTCGCTCGGTCGGTGCCAGGCCCTGGCACATTGGCGGGCTGCTGGTGGCTGAGGCGTTCAGTCTGGCGCTCGCGGGGGTGCTGCTCGGGTTACTGCTGCTGTACCTCGCCATTGCCGTTGCCCAGACACCGCTACAAACCCACTATGGCCTTTATCTACCTCTTGCCTGGCCGAGCAGCTATGAGTGGTCGCTACTGGCGGCGATACTGCTAGTCGGCCTGTTGATGGGCAGCGTGCCTGCGTGGCGCGCCTACCGGCAATCACTCGCTGACGGCCTGTCGATACGACTCTGA